The Syntrophobotulus glycolicus DSM 8271 DNA window TTGAAGACCGGCAGCCTAACTTTGTTTCGCCAGGTGGTCCAAAACAGAAACAGCCTTGGTGAAAGCCCCGGCCCTGTGGCTTATCCTGTTTTTCTCCTCAAAGGACAGCTCTGCCATTGTTTTTTTGTACTTCTCAAGATAAAATACCGGATCATAGCCAAAACCGCCGCTTCCCATTCGTTCAGACAGGATACGTCCTTCACAGACTCCTTCGGTGACATATTCCCCGCCATCCGGAGTCACTATAGCCAGACAGCATTTAAAGCGGGCTCCGCGCCGCTCTGTGCCAATTCCCTCAAGCAGGTTTAGAAGCCGGTCTATATTGCGGTCATCATCCTTCGGTTCCCCCGCAAACCGGGCCGAACGGACCCCCGGCTCGCCGCCGAGAGCATCTACCTCCAGTCCCGAATCATCGGCCAGTGAAATCAGCCCTGTTCTCGCCGCGGCCTCCCTGGCTTTGAGCAAAGCATTTTCCCTGAAGGTGCTGCCTGTCTCTTCAACCTCGGGGTAATCAGGGAAATCCCCGATAAAGAAAATCCGGCCCAGATTTTTTACCGGGATGAGCATTTCCTGCAGCTCCCTGACCTTTCCTTTGTTCCCTGTTGCCAGCATAATATCCATGAAGCGACTCTCCTCTCTTAAGCTGCCCTTCTTGGGCGGGGGGAGTTTGTTTAACAGATCACCGGCCTGCCGATTTCCTCCAAGGCCTGCCTCTGATAGCCCATCAGGGTTCTGATGCCGTTTTCAGCCAAATCCAAAAGCTCATCCAACTCCTTGCGGTCAAAAGGCTCCTTTTCAGCCGTACCCTGCACTTCAATCAGCTTGCCGGAACCAGTCATGACGACATTCATGTCTACCTCAGCCTTGGAGTCTTCTTCATACGCCAAATCCAGCAAATATTCCCCTCGCACTTTGCCGACCGATACCGCCGCGAGGCTGTCCGTAATCGGATTTGTTTTTAAAAGCCCCGCCCCCAACAGAAATGAGACCGCATCATGCAAAGCGACATAAGCCCCGGTAATCGCAGCTGTCCTTGTTCCCCCGTCAGCCTGGAGCACATCACAGTCCAGCCAGATTGTCTTTTCTCCCAGCTTCGATAAGTCGACAACGGAGCGTAAGGCCCTGCCAATCAGTCTTTGGATTTCCATGGTCCTGCCGCTGAGCTTACCCTTGCTTGACTCCCGTTGATTGCGGACACCGGTCGCCCTCGGCAGCATGGAATATTCCGCCGTTATCCATCCCTTGCCCGCCCCCTTCAAAAAGGGAGGCACCCGGTCTTCGATACTGGCTGTACATAGAACCATCGTTTTTCCTATTTCGATCAGAACAGAGCCCTCCGGGATCTCGGTATACCTCCTGGTTATCCTGACAGGTCTAAGTTCCTGATTATTTCTTTCTGCGATTCTTGGCATTTTAACATCCCCTTCTTGATTACTAAAGCAAGCCTTTTTTTCTCTCGGCCCATTCGACAAATATTCCCGGCACCGTAAGTATAACCAGAAAGACGAAAAAAATAAGAATAATTCTGGCAACCAGGTCAAAAAAGAATTGAGCCGGGACCATTCTGATTAAAACACTGTGCGCGGGGTCAAGCAGCCACAAATCATTCGTGAAAACCAGCCGGTGCATGCTGTCCCAGAATAAGTCAAAATTCAGCGCCATGAAAAACCCGGCCCCCGTTAACAGCAGCAAAAAAAAGCTTGCTCCGGCCAGGCTTCCCCGGGCCAAAAACCGGACAGCCCGGCCCTTGGCAAGAGTTAACATTCCCGCCAGACAGACCATGCTGCACAAGAGACTGATTTTCCTGATCTCATAGCCCTTATTGAGAAGGTCCCGCACATCGGCCATGTGGGCGATTTCCCGCGGAGTCAGGACCTCTTGGCTTACTCCCCCGATACCGGCCTCCATCCGCAAATCATCCCGCCGACCCTGAAGATAGTCAAACAGCCCTTCGGTCACCAAAAGCAGGTCCTCCGACGACATGCCGATTTCCCCGGCCGTACCCAGCTTGAGATATTCCGTCCTGTA harbors:
- a CDS encoding XTP/dITP diphosphatase produces the protein MDIMLATGNKGKVRELQEMLIPVKNLGRIFFIGDFPDYPEVEETGSTFRENALLKAREAAARTGLISLADDSGLEVDALGGEPGVRSARFAGEPKDDDRNIDRLLNLLEGIGTERRGARFKCCLAIVTPDGGEYVTEGVCEGRILSERMGSGGFGYDPVFYLEKYKKTMAELSFEEKNRISHRAGAFTKAVSVLDHLAKQS
- the rph gene encoding ribonuclease PH — protein: MPRIAERNNQELRPVRITRRYTEIPEGSVLIEIGKTMVLCTASIEDRVPPFLKGAGKGWITAEYSMLPRATGVRNQRESSKGKLSGRTMEIQRLIGRALRSVVDLSKLGEKTIWLDCDVLQADGGTRTAAITGAYVALHDAVSFLLGAGLLKTNPITDSLAAVSVGKVRGEYLLDLAYEEDSKAEVDMNVVMTGSGKLIEVQGTAEKEPFDRKELDELLDLAENGIRTLMGYQRQALEEIGRPVIC
- a CDS encoding TIGR01906 family membrane protein, with product MRLKSAWAYLLSFIFSLSLILVVLLSIIEYAVFDAEYYRTEYLKLGTAGEIGMSSEDLLLVTEGLFDYLQGRRDDLRMEAGIGGVSQEVLTPREIAHMADVRDLLNKGYEIRKISLLCSMVCLAGMLTLAKGRAVRFLARGSLAGASFFLLLLTGAGFFMALNFDLFWDSMHRLVFTNDLWLLDPAHSVLIRMVPAQFFFDLVARIILIFFVFLVILTVPGIFVEWAERKKGLL